agaggtgagGAGAGTGGTTAATGATACACTTCAGTGAGCACAGCACCTCACTGGTTCTTCTACCCTTTTGTCCTGTTTATCTCTTTTTTCACTTCCCCACTCAGTCCTTCCTTTATTGTTTTTAAGCACTATCTCTCTGactgtttttgtctctctgtcccccATCACCCATCTCCCTCACCCCCCTCCCCCAATCCCATTTCTCTACATACTCTCAGCCTCACCTTCTCTCTGACCAGAATGGCAGAGCACTGTAGTGGAACGCCCATCATCTTGTGAGGATTCCATGTGACCGAATTTGCCCTTTAAAAGTAACACAGCAGACTGAGAACATGGTCCGATATGTAGACAGATGacaaactaaagaaaaaaaatgtagctcTACTGTGTTGTAGGGGCATTTTGCTGCATGTTTTGGGTCCACTTGTCTACTTAGATGGCTGAGTAACagaaaatcaatacaaagttattctgactgatcacctttatcctaTGATCAAACATTTTTATCCTGATGGGGAGTGGTTTCTTACAGAACGTATGTGGCTCTATCCACAGGGCATGAAGACTCACTAAATGGTTTAATGATTATAAAACAGAGGAGTACAATCTAATGGAGAAAGGACCAGAatgggttttcattccaaccaagcagaagtcAAACTTCATAGTATTCTGAAAGTCAAGAACAGCTAATTAAATAGacggaatcaggtgtggcttctgcttgattggaatgaacaTCTGCACTCACACCCACTGCAAATAAGATTTGACATTAATCATAAATCATGTACCATGATCCAAATAACAACCAGATCCCAACTCacttgagcatctgtgggagaATTTGGAGCACTGACAACCACTATCATTAACATCATTGAGGGAATATTTTTTGGGAAAATTATGTATATCCCTCTTGAGAATCAGAAAACCTATGTCCAGGAACACTGAAATTGTTCTGGTAGCTTGTGGTACCCCAACACtttccctttaatttgtcacctgtcAGACTGtacatgaatgtgtgtatgtatgcatatatgtatgtatgtatttcagtatttatgaATGTGTCTGTAAGACAAAATGTAAAGTGTATAGAGTACCTCTCAATGCCATtaagtttgtgtctgtgttttctgGACATCAACAGTCCACCTCCCCATGCTCCCTGTGGACACACACATGAAAGGTCTGATCTGCTGATCATTGTCTTCACTGACTCAACTGACTCAAACCATCACAATGACACAGTCTCACTATATATTAAGTGTCTCTTATAACTATACAAGCTGTTATGTAACTTCAGACTGTTACAGATGGATTACAAAAATATTGCGTGTCATGGTAATGTTTTTACGCATGTAACTGTATATTGACAACTGTAAATGTTGTAAAATAAGGTCATATGTCTAAAATGTCTAAACTGATTTAAAAGTGGAAATGTATGTACAAGCTATCCTTTTAAATATGTCTACACTGCTTGTTTAGGTAATATGTTCTTACTGCCACATTACAGTTTAGTCCATATGATTTTGTTATGAATCAGCATGTTACAACATAAATATGTGACAGGAAGTATATAAAAGTTGCACTTTAAAGTGTTAAAAGACAATTGTGTAAAATCACAAGTCACAAATTGTTGTTGATACCATTTACATATCACTGGATTTTATCAGTAACACTGCAATCATCTTGACATTACAACCACAAGTAATTGCACAAGTAGTAGAGtcacttaaaataaaatgggaCTAACGACACTCACACCACCATCGTTGCACTTACATCCACATGGAGCCACATGTTATATTTTTCACAGATATCTGCGATCTCACTGATGGGGTCGAAAGCACCGTAAACTGTAGTCCCGGCTGTGGCACTCACAAAAAATGGAACGTAACCCTGAAAAAGCACAGAGATGGATGAGCTATCACTCTCCATGCACTACACTCACTGCCTAAAGGAGATAAAGGCAACAGAGCCAAGAACATTACTTAAGCTAATGTCACTCAGATTTAAAATGTCCTATACAGACTAGTTGATATCGctctcttttttaaatgatattttaagGTGTGCATTTTTATCACTTTAATATCATAAGATGAATTGTCCTTTCATTAAACCACAAACATAAATTATGCTTTCTTGCATATTTAtcagaaagttttttttaaattaagttaCATAGTAACTTACATTAAAATTTCTTATATTAAGCCAAGTACTACGATATTAGCAAAGAACTCACTGAATTAGACATCTTTTTTGTGCATAGACTCACCTTGCGTTTAGCATCAATGACCTTGGCCTCCAGATCAGCAGGAATGACTCTACCTCTGATAAAGAAGAAagacatgtaacacacacagactcacacatacatacacacacatatgccaGGAGTTTCCAGAAGCACACAGCTCAGACTAAGGTTTGTTTTACCTCTCATCTGTACTCAGCAGAATCAGATTCTCTGTCCCAAAGCCAAGAACTGCACTGGCTTTCTTTATGGAGTAATGACTCTGTAAACATAGATGGCATCCTTAAGAGTTCTGTGACATTTTCTTTAAGCAACTActctctacctgtgtgtgtttgccatgAACAATAATTCCAACctgtttccaacacatcaagtgagaaaagaataataaatctGTTCACTCTAACTACTCAAAAATAAGGAAAGTCTCAGGGGTGTTGCCGAATTTCACCaaataaacattacaaaaaataaatgacacaaataaaaaaaacaaaaaaaaacaaaactataacATATTATAAGTAAAACTATAAGCACATTATTACTATAACTTTATTAATGCACTTATAACAAATCTCTGAAATTATGAACCAGATTATAAAAGAATATCTAACCAAAGTTGGTGCAGTGGAGTAATTCTGGTTAGTTAATATGTGAATAGCATTAGAgcttaatttatatatacatttgacTTAACAACTTAGCCATTAGATTTCAAAGAGAATAAACATGTATTCCCTTCTTCTCCCAGTACAgagaaaaatgctgaaattaTTGCTCTTtgtaatcatacacagtatgataaaaatagtttaaataGCAAAGATTAGGTATAAGAAATTTTATGACTGATGATCTTAGTAATGGTAATCAATTAGATAACATAAAGAAAATTATTGATATTAAAGGGAAATGTTTGTGCCAACTACCGAAATACAATTCACATATTGAATCAATTTGGTTGAtagtataaatataaacctataatatataataaaactgaaatttCTTACAACTGAATTTCTGTACAAAAATATTAACTTCAGCATTAATGTTTTACAGAATTTCCTGTCTGCAGAAAGGGAGAGGAGATTCACAGTCTAATTGCCTTTTGGAGAAAAGATCTACTGttaatataatgatgtataaaacccattcattcattaaatctGGACTGCTGGTTAAAGACACGATACATACATGCTCAGAAGTGAACAGCACAAGTCTGGGGGCTGCGGACATTCCTTTAGTCTTCACCTCAGGGAAGTGCTTATAGCGAGCgatcatcacactgtacatgtTGGAGATTGCTCCTCCTGTCAAAGAAAAGgtcaacaaacaacacaactggCATTGTAAGGCTAACATTCCAGTTATTACTGAGCTTTTAATTGTAATTTTAGTGATGACAGTGTTTACTGTTTCAGTTATTCTGATGTAAACAGGAAAACAACCTGGTGAGAAGATTCCATCTCCTTCTCCAATTGGCCAGCCGACAATTTCCCTCATTTTTTTTAGAGTCAGCTGTTCCATCAACACAAACACTGGAGCAATTTCATATGTGAACCTGTGGATAAAGTGTAGCAGGCCAGTGGATAAAGCTCTGTTCTTAGATAAAGCTTTAATAAGCTTTAAGTTCTTAATCCTGAACTGCTCTTTAGTGCTTTATATTTAGATTGTATTTCATCTCATATTCAGTACGCTAGTAATAAATGCAGTATTATTTTACTTGTTCAATTAACTATTCTTTTCTTGATAAATTTGATAAGGACACTGAAGGTAAATTGAGATAATACTGTAACCGTATCTGGTTAAAAGAATTAAACCCTTATTTAATCATATAACTGTAATCTATTTGATTATATAACCGTGCTATGATCCAAGCAGAGTGTCTTTTCCACGGTAATGAAGGTCAATAATCATCTGAAGTAATTACAATGAATGACAGACCAATCGCTAATTAATCATGTAGTAAAAGGTCACAAGAGACTATGAAAGCTCTCTGGTCTCAAGCAGTCCATTAGGACCATTTAGTCACCATTATGGATGACCAGAGTTCGCACCAAATCTACACCTACTTCATTTAAAAGAACTGGTCTTTGATTCTCATGACTGACAAGCCATTATGGATCTTGAAGTATTTTTGCACACTCTGAAAGTAACAGGGTCTAATCATTGTAATACTGGAGATATCAAATAAATCACCAATGTATGTTTTATTGACCTCTAAATGGTTAGGGCATATGCCATAAAAAGACATAATAGAATCTCTGACCTCTAAAGGTCATTCTGCACTGGTGTATTCATCCTGTGCTATTTTATTCCTATGTTCCCTGAAGTTGAATACTAGCATGAATTACTTTGAAACATTGTACAGGGCACCAGCATCTATTTACACTCTCTTCACCAGCACAGATTTGTCAGAAAACTGAAAACTCACATATTAGTGTTTGCAGTTGAGGTGAGCCATTCCCCAGCCAAGCCAATGATGTCCAGCCCTGTAGACAGCTGGTTGAAAAACCTGGGATGACCTGACAAGGGAAAAAACAACATTCAGAACAACAGAGTAAAAAAAGgagtaaaaaatgaaatggagtTTACTGCTCACCAACAAAATTGTGGAATTTTTAAAGTAATATTAGGTAAGTGGTCTATATGTATGTCATTATTCTAAAGAATGATACATCACACATGTCTCACCTGTCCTGACGCCATATTTCAGTGTGTCTCTGCAGTCTACTAGAATCTGCTCCAGGCTCTCAGGTTGGTCTGAGAGCTCTAAGTTAAAGCCTTCAATACCATCCAGAAGCTGGTGTGGATGGTGGAAGTCCAGCACTTTTGTGGATCTGTCAAATGTCTTCCGTACATAGTTTGTAAGGATTTCCACCACTTCCAGAAGGAACTGGATTGTAGGCTCTTCACCATTCTTGGCAGGCAGTAAATCTTAAGGATTATAGCAATAAtagtattaattttttttattattattattattagtgtgcaataaaaaaaaaggtgaatcaAAAGAAACACTTAAagcatcaacacacacaaaaataaagcgCAAGAATATAATAgtttatacagtttattaaGGCGGTAGAAAAGCAGGTGAACTCTCTCACCCCTGGCATACAGGTTGGAGAAGTCTGTCTCAGTACGCCTGAACCGTGAATCCTGTAAACCGAGCTTCTGTGGCGATGACTGTTCATTCAGAGAAGCCACAATCCGACTCTTTTCATCAAGATTGTTGTTCTTCTGCAAAAATCCTAAATTGTTACAAAAAGAGGAGGATAATGTGCGACTTGTATGACCTAACATTTAGATATGCTTTACAGCTGTGTGGAGCATGGAGGATTCCCCTTTCAGTCCCACTGCATAAGGATTTATGATGGAGCCATAATCAGGGGGAGGTTCGCCCCCATGACATCAGTCAAGCAAAAACAAATGGGCTCCGTTTAGAGCGCCTCTAAATCCCCCGGAGCCGATCAGAGAGACACCGagcccatcacacactccaccgaCTACTCACTTACTGAGCTCGCAGCTAATGATGCATGCTGGATTCCGCCTCAGTGATCCGTATTATCTCAAAATAGCTTTTCCCCCCAACCCAAAATTACAATttctacaggaaaaaaaatatggtaatgatgatgattgttgttgcattattattattattattattattattattaatattattaatagtagtagtaaataatgaaacaacgatttttattaaaaaattcgGAATCATTGTGCAACTCGTCTACAAATCTTGTGTTCATAACTTAATTTGTTTttcctgaaaaaacaaacaaacaaaacaacaacaacaaaacgaAACGGAAAATAATACACTGTCAGAAAAAGGGTACTAATTTGTATCATTCCATCAATATCATTTCCAAATGATATCATTGTATCATTTGTATCATTGGGGTGATACCATCAAGTGTACATCTTTTGGACCTTTAGTATTTATCTTAAGGGGTGCATATGAAATGATGGTAATTCTACCCGATTACTTTAAATGTACAATATATCCACACTTCCAGGTGAAACATATTAAAGGTACAGATGATAGAGGTAACACCCCTGCTATAAGAAAAGGTTAGAGGTACAATTCGTTAGCTCTTATACTGAGACTGtatattgtgtttttatcaAATAGAAAAATCTGAAcggttaaaaaattaaaacacaaagtaataataataataataataataataataataataataataataataataataaacctctAAACGATTTAACATATAATACATTTACAATTCAaaattaaatagatttttttgaatcattaaatttaaagaGCGTTAGCAGACCTTTTATCCCCCCAGGCCATTTTTCCCAGCAAGGAAATCTTATCTGATGATGCGCTAATCTCACAACACCACCGCAGCCTTATACAAAGCAGCACCGCGCTATCGCAGCAAAACACACCAGACACGCAGCATAGCAGTCAGCGGGCTGTTTAACAGATTACTACTGAGCAGAAATCCTCCAGGGAACTGGGAATTTATCACAGGTTATCATCAACtaagtattattttattattaaatctagAGTCGGATGCAATTATTATCTAAAACTATCACGGCGTCTGATTATCTGAATGTCTGTTAAACATAAAAAGTAGATATTAAATGTTCACGCAGAAGAAATATTAGACTGATTATTACTGTATTTATACTCTGTATTCAAGCACATGGTATCTCGCAAGCAGGAAATACATATACAGAACTAGTTTTATCCTCCTAGTTGCTCCAGGTAAAGTACAGCTCCAGTTCTGTTTTAACGTTAATTAGCTGATCTAAGCCATGCCAGTACTCATATGTAACACAACCAGTTGGGGGCGCTAAAGGATCAGTCCAGCCCATGGCCAGTCACCCAGTGTTAACTAAATATGTGACACATATGAGTGCCCATTTCAGATTCACCACAAATAAtaaatttcatttcagtttcatttatgTGCAGTTCCCCCCCCCCAGTATTAGTTGTCAGAAtctaattttaataaaacatccaGACATATCCAAAATGAATGATGCAACCACTGGCTGCACATCTGTCTGCATGGACATTttacaacagcaatgacaactaACAATGCTGCACTATGCTGTCTCAGGGCAAACCATTCAAACCTTTCAAGCTTATTTTCCACTTCCCCGTGCATTCACATTTTACCTGTTGTTACCTGCATTTTCCAAAGAATTGCCTGAACTCACCACATATCTTCATCCCGAGCTTTCTCGTACATCCGTGTGCAACCCCACTCCAGTCATAGCCTATAAagagggaggaagaaaaaaaaacaaacgcaTTAAGTAAATACAattatcttctttttttaaatgcagtcCAGTGGAGTCTCCGTGTTTCGCTAAAACACTTTCAATTAAGTGAAACCGTGTGAAACCTCCACATTCAGGAAGACCGTTAGTTATTTGGAGAAAAGCGCAGGCTGAAAATGCTCATTTTTACCAAACCATTATCTCAGTCATCCAGGCGGCAGAGCCGCAGGTTTCTGCGCAAATTGTTCTTTCTTCTGAGAACACAGAAAATTTCTTTCACTCCATATTAACGTctacacacacgtgtgtatgCGGCGTAGACACGAAGCTTGCAAAGAAAATCATGAGCAGTCTGTGACTACATGATGCGTTGAGAAGAAAACaatagattaataataataataataataataataataataataataggacaAGCAAAATTCTGGAATCAAAATATTATCTGAAATGTAAGAGGATATTGTTTAATTGGTCATGGTTAATAATTTCAGATATaaatgagtttttaaaaaaatcgcCTATCAAAATAATCCAAACGTACAGAGCCACAGCTATACGTGCATGACAGAACGGTTCTAATGTAGGTCATTTGTAAGGAGTACATTGCTCTTCTGGAAATTGGAAAGGTTCCTTCCCCCCACAAGCACACAGAGAGTGCTGCAGAGAGCAGTCAGCCATTACGACCAATTTAGTGTCCCTACAATTAGAGCTGCTCTTCACTTAATTAGGCTACACACTGCTAAAGCCAGCGCCGTTTTTCCCAAtttcagacagatgaagaaggCTGAGAtgtaagataataataataataataataataataataataataataataataataataataactgacattcattattattattattattattattattattattactactactactactactactactactactactgcggGTTGTTCTACTGATGAATGAAACATCCATGAAAAGTAAAGTCTACAGCATGACATTTGTAAATGGATAAAGATCGGGGGTTCTGGGGGTGTCTGTCTTCTTTAATCGCCCCCAGTGTTGTGCTTTTAATTctggcagtgagtgtgtgatttgctGCACCTGAGGCGGTGACCAATCGGTACCCTCATCATCACCCCTCCCCTGCATACCCCCTCCCCAGGACAAGATTAACGACGGCGGCCACAAAGCAAATAGCCGGGGTGCAATAGCGTTTTATGTGGACGATGCACCTACTTGACGCAGGTGGCCGTAAATTTGTCGTGTTGGGGTTGGGCTCGCCGccgcaggaggaggaggaaggatcCGTCGGCGCCGCCATCGCTCTACAGAGACTGGGGCTGAAGACCAAGGACCAAAGCGCGCTGTCACGGCTCTTATTTCACCTCAGCTGAACAGTCACATTCGCTGAGAGAAGGGCAGAGAGAAAGTTAAGCTTCAGGTGTGCACTGAACATTTGTAAGGTCTTTTAAGATAAAGGAAATGGGTAGCAGTTTAAGCTCACCAGACTGCAGCAGTATTTAGAAAGCAACATTTTAACACAATATATCCAGGCTTACAGGAGGCGTTGAGAATAAAACGTATGGGAGAACTTAGAAAGGCTATacggattcctgataatggatATGACAACAGGCAAAAGTTTATCACACACAAATGACATAAATGAGAACCTCGCAAAGACCATAATgtcatattttaaatattatctaTGATTACAAAAGCACAAGTGGTTACGggttaataaaatgtattaatacaGCAGACAGCCCGCAAATACTAGAGAAAAGATTCAAAGCAACATAACAGCTGGAATAATATTGGGAACCAGattttgatgaaatatttagTCTTGTAACATGAAACGCATTGCTAAATATTGCAGGCTACACCCTTTCAATAAACCCCGATGATGatttacaaattttaaaaatatcaagAATATCCACATTGTCTCAACACAATACATAGCACTAGATAAGGCACCTGTTAGAGCATTGTTTTCAAGTTGGTCATTcacaaaacattaaaatcatTCAAAGTTACCTTGTAAAGCAAATCCAATTACTGGGAAACAGCAAAATATCCACAATCACAACAGAGCCAGGTCAGACAGGTGTGCCTACACTCCGAGCAAAGATTGGCGCAAATAACGGCCGCCTAAATCCCATCCACGGTGACCTTTGAAGAGGACACGTGTGATTTGCTGATATTCACCGCGCGTCTTCTCCGTTTTATTCGTTCCCGTGCACGCGTGAGTCACACTGTTACCTCCTGGTGTAGTGCATCTCAGGCAAAGCAGTCCACatcacaaatgaaaaaaataaaaatacctcACAGGATGCATCCGAGCTACTTTTAGGACTTGCCCGCAGGACTTGTTACCGCAAATGGTGGTACAAGTCACGTAAGATTTTGGAAGTCGCGCTCACGCACTTTAAGcagggggagggagaggaggggTTTGGCAAAATCCTGaccttgataaaaaaaaaaaaaggacaaacgCATACATAAGGGAAACgaaaagattatatatatagactCCTCACGCACTATTACTGACATGTTACCGGTGGAGCAGATTATTCATAATAATTAGGCTACAGTTCTGTAGTATGCGTACCAGGGTCTAACCTAAAATATACATCATTTTCATTAGGTTAGTAtaatatatgagaaataaattgTAAGAAAATACATAGAGAATGCTTTGGAGAAAATCCACACGGTGGCGATAAAAAGTTGGTTTAACAAACTtaaatataatgttaatataaataaaataataaaacttgtCGATTAAACCGAATAGGCGAAAACAAAAAAGCTGATATTTTGCACAATTGGTGTGTGGACTCATATATTGGAAGTGGTTatttttttgagtgtgtgtggttacaggtttatTCAGATTGCCGTAAAGAGGCGCTGCGGTTCCTCGTTTCAGTACCTGGACAGCTCCCCCTGAGCCAAAGCGCCAAACAGCGCTACATTGGAAATTTAATGCACTAAGTATTACATTACTTCTGACCCCATATTGAATTTATCCATACCAAAAGACAAAGAAATAACTCTTCATTTGAGTTCTTCTTTCCACTATAATGTTCACTAACCGACCTGATTTTTGTCGGACTTAAAGACAGTTTTGCATTTACTTGTTTGAGCAAATTTATCTGGATATGtcctttttaaattttattttattttattttattttattttattttattttattttattttattttattttattttattttatttataccttACCCTTTTCGTAAACTGCACATCTTTCTGAAATTGTAGTGCAGCGAGATACAAACTAGATACTACTAGAGCTTTTGTCtttgatagagagaaagaaagaaagaaagatagaaagaaagaaaataagaatgaaggggggggggtaaataaaaatgtgagttGGAAACCTCATGTCCACAGTTCGCCACAAGATGGCGTTGGAATATAAGAGCTTACTGATATTGTTAATTTCTTCCTCCTCCAAATCAAGTGACCCGAACAGTAATGTCAGTTTTAATTAGGGTAATTAACACATATACTAGGTGAATGCTACATTATCCATAGTCCTTTATACATAATTCTCCCAGTCACAAATAACTCAACACatacatttacttatttataaatcaatcaatcaatcaattaatcaatcaataaataaactgCCCTACTTTCCTTTGTAACTGCATGATTGCATAGATCTTTAGTCTATACATTACCAGATTGAGATATTCCCTACTGATCTTCTACAGTCTGGGAGTATATTCAGTTTAATTCGGAAGAGTTGAAACTGAATGTTCagtttttttgtctgaaaatctttttttttttggtcactaggatttaaaatattcctttaaTTCAGAGCTGCATGCTGTGCAATTTAGACAATGTTttcatcaataaaataaaaacatcaattaataaaaatgaaccaGCTCAGCTAGCTACCAGTAACGCCATGTTTTACAGATGAGGTGATGGATTTTGGATCTTGAGGTCACCAACCTGTGTTCCTCATTCCATTCCAGCTCTGTACAGGGCATCTAGTCTACTTTATGTCTTAGCAATGTAGCAGACAGTTTAGACAGTGTAGTCAGACTTATACAATTCAATGGCCAGACTGGACCTAGTCATATGTTACTGTGAAGCCTAATAGGGTTAAATCCCTACATTATTTGGTTATCACACAGTTAATGTTAGCTAATGCAATCTAATGCAAACAGCAAGTTGTTCTTTAGCAAGCTCGACTATAGCATCATAGACTATATTCTTAAAGAAACAGTAAAATCTAGAATCTTTAAGTTTTCTAAAGTTATTAATTGGGGGAACCATTAGGGGGAACCCTTGGGGGTTGTAAGTGTCCTGCAATAGAATGTACACCAATCAGAAAGATCCATATTAGATCAGATCACCTTTTTGTACAACCACCTTCAGTATTTGAAAAGCACTATATAAATGGAACACTATTCTTATTGTTCTATTATTAACAGAATggaataaaatactttattgtcattgcacagcTGCACAATGAAATGTGTGCTCTATCTTAACACTTTTAAACATAACTTTTTATATAAATtccattatatatttaaataaatagaaatatattttttttaatgtaaatagtCTGTTGGTAAATGCTGCCTTATCAGACACTCTTCAAAAGAAACCAGCAGTTTTTCAAGCTAAAATCAGGCCTAGTCATTCAACAGACAACTTTATTTGGATCATTCTGCTTCACTGATGATGGCTGACCGTTTTACATCTAAGAACTAGCAGCATAGCCGTACAACACACTACCAGTGTATGAGAATGGAATTTTAGTT
This DNA window, taken from Hemibagrus wyckioides isolate EC202008001 linkage group LG06, SWU_Hwy_1.0, whole genome shotgun sequence, encodes the following:
- the gad1a gene encoding glutamate decarboxylase 1; its protein translation is MAAPTDPSSSSCGGEPNPNTTNLRPPASSYDWSGVAHGCTRKLGMKICGFLQKNNNLDEKSRIVASLNEQSSPQKLGLQDSRFRRTETDFSNLYARDLLPAKNGEEPTIQFLLEVVEILTNYVRKTFDRSTKVLDFHHPHQLLDGIEGFNLELSDQPESLEQILVDCRDTLKYGVRTGHPRFFNQLSTGLDIIGLAGEWLTSTANTNMFTYEIAPVFVLMEQLTLKKMREIVGWPIGEGDGIFSPGGAISNMYSVMIARYKHFPEVKTKGMSAAPRLVLFTSEHSHYSIKKASAVLGFGTENLILLSTDERGRVIPADLEAKVIDAKRKGYVPFFVSATAGTTVYGAFDPISEIADICEKYNMWLHVDGAWGGGLLMSRKHRHKLNGIERANSVTWNPHKMMGVPLQCSAILVREKGLLQGCNSMCAGYLFQPDKQYDVSYDTGDKAIQCGRHVDIFKFWLMWKAKGTIGFEKHIDRCLDLSEYLYTKIKNREGYEMVFQGQPQHTNVCFWYIPPSLRGMPDNQERRQRLHKVAPKIKAMMMECGSTMVGYQPQGDKVNFFRMVISNPAATRSDIDFLIDEIERLGLDL